Proteins from one Prosthecomicrobium sp. N25 genomic window:
- the dnaG gene encoding DNA primase, which yields MKFPPALLDEIRARLPVSDVVGRRVRLKRQGREFAGLSPFNPEKTPSFFVNDQKGFYHCFSSGKHGDIFRFLMETEGLSFPEAVERLAQDAGVSLPKPDQREVVRERHRASLADVVEMAAQFFQDTFRLNQGAPARAYAERRGLRAETLKEFRVGYAPAERDALKRHLVGKGVDEPSMLDAGLVIKPDDGRPSYDRFRNRLIIPIHDERGRVVAFGGRAIAAEDQPKYLNSPETELFHKGLMLFNAHRARAAAHESGQVVVVEGYLDAIAVYQAGIKSVVATLGTAFTEDQIQRLWRYAAEPVVCFDGDRAGIRAAHRAVDRILPQLKSGFSFNFCFLPDGKDPDEIVALGGREAFLAEIQRAVPLAEVLWERETTGATIDTPERKAALEKRLEDLTSEIKDARVQKGYRLRYRLRLSNLFWQSERAERGAPTRAPGAAAPALQADGELAGIERIVLGLSIEYPDIFEGAADRMLDLDFGIEPHELFKRELTRIATEFEDRSPSTFYRGIDQRFYFLMKEIHGEDVVDPDGRVVTGRGHRLRERFPILKFHPPEDYVVRCLWHFLDRIELKAMERHLDQEVTNVGPDADETVETRILELSREVVRRREEYAHREQELAEEAKLIRAAFGGPEKGAAPVFAPPQGVRR from the coding sequence ATGAAGTTCCCCCCCGCCCTTCTCGACGAGATCCGCGCCCGGCTGCCCGTCTCCGACGTGGTCGGCCGGCGCGTGCGCCTGAAGCGGCAGGGGCGGGAGTTCGCGGGGCTGTCGCCCTTCAACCCCGAAAAGACGCCGTCCTTCTTCGTCAACGACCAGAAGGGCTTCTACCACTGCTTCTCGTCCGGCAAGCACGGCGACATCTTCCGCTTCCTGATGGAGACCGAGGGACTGAGCTTCCCCGAGGCGGTGGAGCGGCTCGCCCAGGACGCCGGCGTGTCGCTGCCCAAGCCCGACCAGCGCGAGGTTGTGCGCGAGCGGCACCGGGCGAGCCTCGCCGACGTGGTCGAGATGGCGGCGCAGTTCTTCCAAGACACGTTCCGGCTGAATCAGGGTGCGCCGGCGCGCGCCTATGCGGAGCGGCGGGGGCTGCGGGCGGAGACCTTGAAGGAGTTCCGCGTCGGCTACGCCCCGGCCGAGCGGGACGCGCTGAAGCGGCACCTCGTCGGCAAGGGGGTCGACGAGCCGTCCATGCTCGACGCCGGCCTCGTCATCAAGCCGGACGACGGGCGCCCGTCCTACGACCGGTTCCGCAACCGGCTGATCATCCCCATCCATGACGAGCGCGGGCGCGTCGTCGCCTTCGGCGGCCGGGCGATCGCGGCGGAGGACCAGCCGAAATACCTGAACTCTCCGGAGACCGAGCTCTTCCACAAGGGCCTGATGCTGTTCAACGCCCACCGGGCTCGGGCGGCCGCCCACGAGAGCGGGCAGGTCGTGGTGGTCGAGGGCTACCTGGACGCGATCGCGGTCTACCAGGCCGGCATCAAGTCCGTGGTCGCCACGCTCGGCACCGCCTTCACGGAGGACCAGATCCAGCGCCTGTGGCGGTATGCGGCCGAGCCGGTGGTCTGCTTCGACGGCGACCGGGCGGGCATCCGGGCCGCCCACCGGGCGGTCGACCGCATCCTGCCGCAGCTGAAGAGCGGCTTCTCCTTCAACTTCTGCTTCCTCCCGGATGGCAAGGACCCGGACGAGATCGTCGCGCTCGGCGGCCGCGAGGCCTTCCTGGCGGAGATCCAGCGGGCGGTGCCGCTGGCGGAGGTCCTGTGGGAGCGGGAGACGACCGGCGCCACGATCGACACGCCGGAGCGCAAGGCGGCGCTCGAGAAGCGGCTCGAGGATCTCACCTCGGAGATCAAGGACGCCCGCGTCCAGAAGGGCTACAGGCTGCGCTACCGGCTGCGGCTGTCGAACCTGTTCTGGCAGAGCGAACGGGCCGAGCGCGGCGCCCCGACCCGGGCGCCCGGGGCCGCCGCCCCGGCGCTGCAGGCGGACGGGGAGCTCGCCGGCATCGAGCGGATCGTGCTCGGGCTGTCGATCGAGTATCCGGACATCTTCGAGGGTGCGGCCGACCGCATGCTCGACCTCGACTTCGGCATCGAGCCGCACGAACTGTTCAAGCGCGAGCTGACGCGCATCGCCACCGAGTTCGAGGACCGCTCGCCCTCGACCTTCTACCGGGGCATCGACCAGCGCTTCTATTTCCTCATGAAGGAGATCCACGGCGAGGACGTGGTCGATCCGGACGGCCGGGTGGTGACCGGCCGGGGCCATCGCCTGCGCGAGCGCTTCCCCATCCTGAAGTTCCATCCGCCGGAGGACTATGTGGTCCGCTGCCTCTGGCACTTCCTCGACCGGATCGAACTGAAGGCGATGGAGCGCCACCTTGACCAGGAGGTGACCAACGTCGGCCCGGACGCGGACGAGACGGTCGAGACGCGCATCCTGGAGCTCTCCCGCGAGGTGGTCCGGCGACGGGAGGAATACGCCCACCGGGAGCAGGAACTGGCCGAGGAGGCCAAGCTCATCCGCGCGGCCTTCGGCGGCCCCGAGAAGGGCGCAGCCCCGGTCTTCGCGCCGCCCCAGGGGGTGCGGCGGTAG